One Rosa chinensis cultivar Old Blush chromosome 5, RchiOBHm-V2, whole genome shotgun sequence genomic region harbors:
- the LOC112201551 gene encoding leucine-rich repeat receptor protein kinase HPCA1: MGRARAIGAFAVLVLVQFFVIAAEANTQEYGYMQILMDEWNIKPPSWVSADPCDGWEGIKCTNSRITALVLADMGLKGQLPTDIELLSELQILNLSFNKGLTGQLRASIGKLTKLVHLNLVGCSFFGPIPDAIGSLTKLSYLSLKNNSFSGPIPPSIGNLANLTFIDLSDNKLQGSIPVSNGTTLGLDKLLKARHFHFGNNQLSGPIPPRLFSSTMAMIHLIFDRNNLSGSIPSTVGLVQTLLAVRLDGNSLSGSVPSSLNNLTNVSELHLSNNMLTGPMPNLTGMNSLNYVDLSNNTFAVSEVPTWFSTLKLLTTLMMENTGLQGEVPRALFGFGNLETVVLRNNLLSGLLDVGNSSNQLQLIDLQRNFITELAPSKEGSNYTLILVNNPICEGSQTNNYCIVSPTNAPNEMSPTLSNCTAVACPSGQVSSPNCKCASPYRGTLVFIFVSFSNLGNFSYYRELEKAIMKSCQSFNLPVDSVSLGRPSWGSSFHLELVIEVFPSGDQVRFNQTGASAIASVLSNQTLEGRPIFFGPYSVFYPSGSSGGSNKGLIIGASIGGSVLLLLIVLVGFYALYQKRRGDSPSRGSILMQTGVSNVSGPQLKGARLFSFEELKKYTNGFSEENDIGSGGYGQVYRGTLPMGQTVAIKRAKRESMQGAPEFKAEVELLSRVHHKNLVSLVGFCLDQGEQMLVYEYVQNGDLLDSLLGKSGIRLDWMRRLKVALGAAKGLAYLHEHANPTIIHRDIKSNNILLDKDLEAKVADFGLSKSMADSGKDYVTTQVKGTMGYLDPEYYMTQQLTEKSDVYSFGVVMLELITARRPIERGKYIVRVVQSAMDKSKDLYNLHEVLDPAIDLENDQLKGLEMFVNLAMLCVDELRAKRPSMGAVVKEIENIIQISATNWNAGANSAATSASYEDVSREVSKDLYSVLDYSVAVQGRR, encoded by the exons ATGGGTCGTGCTCGAGCCATTGGTGCGTTTGCGGTGCTTGTGTTAGTCCAGTTCTTTGTTATTGCAGCAGAGGCAAACACTCAGGAAT ATGGTTACATGCAGATTCTCATGGATGAGTGGAATATAAAACCTCCTAGTTGGGTGAGTGCCGATCCTTGTGACGGCTGGGAAGGTATTAAGTGCACCAATTCACGCATCACTGCCTT AGTGTTGGCAGACATGGGTTTGAAAGGCCAGCTACCGACTGATATCGAGTTGTTATCTGAGCTACAAATTCT GAATTTATCTTTCAACAAGGGCCTGACAGGACAACTTCGAGCTTCAATTGGAAAATTGACGAAACTAGTACACTT AAACCTGGTTGGTTGCAGTTTCTTTGGTCCTATTCCAGACGCTATAGGATCTCTAACGAAGCTGTCTTACCT ATCTCTGAAAAACAATAGTTTCAGTGGGCCAATTCCGCCTTCCATTGGTAATCTGGCCAATCTTACTTTTATAGACCTATCTGACAACAAGCTTCAGGGATCCATCCCAGTCTCTAATGGGACTACACTTGGTCTTGATAAGTTACTTAAGGCGAGACACTT TCATTTTGGGAACAATCAGCTCTCGGGCCCAATTCCACCTCGACTTTTCAGCTCAACGATGGCCATGATACATTT AATTTTTGACAGAAACAATCTAAGTGGTAGCATCCCTTCAACTGTTGGACTTGTTCAGACATTGCTGGCGGT ACGCCTGGATGGAAATTCATTAAGTGGGAGTGTGCCTTCGAGCCTCAACAACCTTACTAATGTGTCTGAACT GCACTTGTCCAATAATATGCTGACTGGCCCTATGCCCAACCTTACTGGCATGAATTCCCTCAACTATGT GGATTTGAGCAACAATACTTTTGCTGTGTCGGAGGTTCCTACCTGGTTTTCTACCTTGAAGCTTTTGACAACATT AATGATGGAAAACACGGGGCTTCAGGGAGAAGTTCCTCGTGCCCTCTTTGGCTTTGGGAATTTGGAGACAGT GGTACTGCGGAACAACCTTCTCAGTGGCTTATTGGATGTTGGCAACTCCAGCAACCAGTTGCAACTAATTGATCTGCAGCGGAACTTCATTACTGAACTTGCACCAAGCAAGGAAGGATCAAACTACACATTGAT ACTGGTTAATAATCCAATTTGTGAGGGGAGTCAGACTAATAATTACTGCATTGTTTCTCCAACTAATGCACCAAACGAAATGTCACCAACTTTAAGTAACTGTACAGCTGTTGCTTGTCCTTCAGGCCAGGTTTCTTCCCCCAACTGTAAATGTGCATCTCCCTACAGAGGAACTCTAGTCTtcatatttgtttctttctcaaATTTGGGAAACTTTAGTTATTACAGAGAGCTTGAGAAAGCTATCATGAAAAGTTGTCAGTCCTTTAACCTCCCCGTGGATTCAGTTTCTCTGGGCCGTCCTTCCTGGGGTTCATCTTTTCATCTTGAGCTAGTCATAGAAGTCTTCCCATCTGGTGATCAAGTGCGCTTCAACCAAACAGGAGCTTCAGCTATTGCTTCTGTTTTAAGCAACCAGACTCTCGAAGGGCGTCCAATATTTTTTGGACCCTACTCTGTGTTTTATCCTTCCGGTAGCTCTGGAG GATCAAATAAGGGACTGATAATTGGTGCATCCATTGGTGGTTCTGTGCTTCTGTTATTAATAGTCCTTGTAGGGTTTTATGCTCTCTACCAAAAGAGGAGAGGAGACTCGCCATCACGTGGATCAATCCTCATG CAGACAGGGGTTTCAAATGTCAGTGGTCCACAGTTAAAAGGAGCAAGGTTGTTCTCTTTTGAAGAGCTGAAGAAATATACAAACGGTTTTTCAGAAGAAAATGATATTGGATCTGGGGGTTATGGCCAG GTGTATCGGGGAACTCTTCCTATGGGCCAAACGGTTGCCATTAAAAGAGCTAAACGGGAATCTATGCAAGGTGCGCCTGAGTTCAAGGCCGAGGTTGAGCTTCTATCAAGAGTACACCATAAGAATCTTGTCAGCCTTGTTGGTTTTTGTTTGGACCAAGGAGAACAAATGTTGGTATATGAGTATGTTCAAAATGGTGATCTACTGGATAGTCTTTTAG GAAAGTCAGGAATCAGGTTAGACTGGATGAGGAGACTGAAAGTTGCTCTTGGTGCGGCAAAAGGTCTAGCATATCTTCATGAACATGCAAACCCTACCATTATTCACCGTGAcatcaaatcaaacaacatcCTACTAGATAAAGATCTGGAAGCAAAAGTTGCTGACTTTGGTCTCTCCAAGTCTATGGCTGACAGTGGAAAGGATTATGTTACTACTCAAGTCAAAGGGACAATG GGCTACTTGGATCCTGAGTATTACATGACTCAACAGTTAACTGAGAAGAGTGATGTATATAGCTTCGGTGTGGTAATGTTGGAGCTGATAACTGCGAGAAGGCCAATAGAGCGAGGGAAGTACATTGTGAGAGTGGTACAGTCGGCAATGGATAAGTCAAAAGATTTGTATAACCTTCATGAAGTACTTGATCCAGCCATTGATTTAGAAAATGATCAGCTGAAAGGTTTAGAAATGTTTGTCAATTTGGCAATGTTGTGTGTAGACGAATTACGGGCTAAGAGGCCTAGTATGGGTGCAGTGGTAAAAGAGATAGAGAATATAATACAGATTTCTGCTACTAATTGGAACGCCGGTGCCAATTCAGCAGCTACTTCAGCAAGTTATGAGGATGTGAGTAGAGAAGTTTCCAAAGATCTTTACAGCGTCTTGGATTATAGTGTGGCTGTTCAAGGACGAAGATAG